The genomic stretch ttcaattttatttaaaagtttttttaatctgattttaattttttttgtaattacGAATTAGGGTTCTTGTGGATCCTGTTGGAGTTTCAGCACCACCGGTGCACTTGAAGGTGCTCATTACCTCGCTACCGGAGAACTTGTCAGTCTTAGCGAGCAACAACTCGTTGATTGTGATCATGAGgtatttttcccttttctttttcattctctctTTGTCAATTAATGTTAAATTGTTAATAATTGTTATAATACATGTCTGAATTGGTTTGATTCATGAACTTTGTGCAGTGTGATCCAGAGGAGGCAGGTTCTTGTGACTCCGGATGCAACGGTGGATTGATGAACAGTGCTTTTGAGTACATTCTAAAATCCGGTGGAGTGATGCGAGAGAAAGACTATCCATATTCTGGAACTGATAAAGGTGTCTGCAAATTCGACAAGAAGAAGATTGCTGCATCAGTGGCGAATTTCAGTGTTGTTTCGCTTAACGAAGACCAGATTGCTGCCAATCTTGTGAAAAATGGTCCTCTTGCAGTTGCTATAAATGCTGTCTATATGCAGACATATGTTGGAGGAGTATCATGTCCTTATGTATGTTCAAAGAAGCTTGATCATGGAGTGTTACTGGTTGGATATGGTTCTGGAGCGTATGCGCCGATTAGGATGAAGGAGAAGCCGTATTGGATCATTAAGAACTCATGGGGAGAGAGCTGGGGAGAAAATGGATACTACAAGATTTGCCAGGGAAGAAATATTTGTGGAGTGGACTCCATGGTTTCTACTGTAGCTGCTGTTCATACTACTACTCAGTAGTTTGTTTTTACCTTTGAACCTAATTTCTGTATAAAACATTCTGTTATTTCTGTTACCCCATAGTTTTTGTTGTAAACATGGGCTTGGAGCTTGTTAACTACACAATTTGTGAACAGTTTCTGAACCTTATTATTTATGAACAAGAATTGCTCTTCTTCATCCCAAAATGTCTTGTCATTATATGTTGAGAGTTTGTCTTTCTGACTAACTATTGatcaaactgtttttttttaatcttactCTGTCTATTCATTATAATTTTTAACACATATATAACAATGCTATAGACAATTTTGAAACCTTCTAACACGCTAGAACTTATACTTTCTATCAACATGTGTTAGCTACTTAAGGAAATTAAAACACTACTCTCATATTAAAGGTACTTCATAGTATCAACTAACTTGAAATAATACATCAACCAGATTTTTAATCTAAATGACCCGAAAGAATCACACCTTAAAAAGTTAATGGAAATGCACCTGTTTAGGGGTGGACAAGACCCGCGTATCCGAACCAAACTGGTTCAACCGTTTGGTTTTTCTCTCTCACGAGCGGGTTTAAATGGGCTGCGGTTTAAGAATTATTACAAAATGGGTTAACAAGGGTTCTACTGGGCGGGTGCGGTTTTCAATATCAAACTCAACGGTTACCCGAACCGCCCAAAGATGTCTCCTAAGTATTTGTTTTATCTGAGTTATAATACATGTgtaagtttattattttattattgtcaCCAATCTCTCTTCCCAACAACTTTCATCATcaatatttttactaattttctcTTAACTTTACAGCTGTAAACATCTTACAACTTTATGTCAATGTCTAATTTTTCTATCCTATCtacattttttacattttatttttttcctcaAGAAACTAAACCCACAcctttcttcttccttgttctcttatctcttttttcttttgagaaGATTGTTCTCCTGGAATAACAACACAACACAAATCCTTCTTCAACTTATATATTAAACTCTTGAAATAACCCTTTTGTTTCCTATGTAAGCTCAAAATGTTTAGAGAGTATAGAATGAACTGTTTGGTTTGAAGATGTAGAATAAATTACTTATTCTACTCACACCCACCAACATTACTTCACCGACTTGAAATTTGCACATACACAACTTGTTTACTTCAAAATTTTGATCCGACTAAATTAAGCATGTTGCTGAATCTtgtgtttttctttgtttgtgACAACCGAATCAACCCACCCGCTAAATCCGTGCTTTACCGAACCCGTGACCCGCAAAATCCGAGAGCTCCAACAGGCGGAAATGGGTGGAAATATAGAAACCGCGGTTGCTTTCGGTTGTTGTTTTTCCGGCCGAAACCGCCCTACCCGATCCGATGTCCACCCCTACACCTGTTATTCCTATTTTATCCTTAATTAACAATATACTATTCCATCTATATTATATTTTGTGAATCTTAAATTAACATTTCTCagtcaaatttttaattttttttttatatttgtattaCTTTATTCATCTTAAAATTTAACTTTTCATATTCCAAAAGTATTTATACAATTATACAAGATGATGTAAAATTATCAAACAAATAAAACTGAAAATTCCCGGGTGTAACCGGTTGCACTATTAAGTCAACTAGTTGCATTCAACCTCCGACTCAGTTTTAACTAAAATATTTCATGTGTAATCAGTTGATATATTATGTCAACCGATTGCAATTTACTACTCTAATTTTTTTGTATGACAATTTAAAACGGTGTAATGGTTATACTATTATGCCAATTGATTACATGCACATGAACTAACTTTTTTCCTTAACACATGCCACCTCTCATCATTATGAAAATTTTAGTTTGTaatctttaattttcttatatagGCCAATCtatttagtatatatatatatatatatatatatatatatatatatatatatatatatatatatatatatatatatatatatatatatatatatatatatatatatatatatatatatatatatatataaggcttcataggtttTTTTTAATAGTCTAAGTTtaacctatttaattaaataagcttttaaaaaagcctaagcctattatttttattaaataggttTGGTCTGACTTGGTCTTAAGTAGGCTAGACTATAGGCCCCTGTAGATCAGCCTGACCTATTTCCGCCCCTATGTGTGAACAATTATGGATGAATCAAGAATATATTTTCGAACGCACCCCAATTTAAAAAAATGCTAACAAGAATTTAttcgaaaatacatttttaaACTCACCTTAATTTTACTAAAGCAAAGCATAGTGTCCGTAGAAGTACATCTCTAAAATATCTTTTGAGACAAAATTGAGTTTCTAAGGTACATATTAATCTAAAACTTATATAAATAAGGATATTATTATACTTGTTAGCACAAACTCACATAACATAATACGCATATCTCGCTTTTACCTACTGCAACGGTGAGAAGTCCCCTCTTGAATTTAGATTCTCATAGATCAGTTGTCTTGTTGatctaaaattaatattaaatatgtaCTCAGACAATCGAAGAGTTGTGAATCTTTATTATCGTTCACCTTTAGTTAACAACGAGGAGAAGACACAGTTCAATAATTTTGAGCTTAAGACGGGTGAAGATTTAACTGTTATGTGAAGTACATTTCACCGTTACGAAAAATAAAGGTATGATCGAGGTGGATGCTAAGAATGCGAGATCAACCAAAGATATTCCAAAGATATTAAAATGTCATACTTTCTCTATTAtcttttataagcaaattttactTTTTAAGTTCATTCAATAAATGATGGATATAGTCTATATGTAATCCAAATACATCATttattgaatgaatctaaaaagtaaattaaaaCATGTGTTagctatttaagaaaattaaaacaCTACTCCCATATTAAAGGTACTTCATAGTATCTAACTAACTTGAAATGATAATCCAAGTAAATTGGATATTTACCTTAAAAAGTTAATGGAAATTAAATATCAACTTCCTACCTAGGATTAATCAATGCCCCTCTTATCCCTATTTTACCCTTCTTTTTTCGTAAAtacacattaattttaatttaaaaccgGTCACGaacatcaaaataaaatttttatatttgattttttttacagttgattttaaatttgtattttttttgaaaaaaaaaacgattTTTTGGTACTttcgaataaaaaaaataatttttcattttttcaaaaagacTCTGTTTtcggaaaaaaaattgattttattttttccgATAAAGTacgattttcgtatttattaaaaaactcaattttttcgtatTCCCTTTCGTATTTTCGAAAGAACTTGATTTTTTACAAATTTAGAAATAGAAtcgattttttttcttatttataaaaaatgattttttttcatattttcaaaaaaaattatttttttgataaaaattttttcgtatttccgaaaaaatcgaattttcatatttccaaaaaaCACCATCgattaaaatcaattttgacTATTTtctaaaaaactcgatttttcgtatttttgaaaaaaaaacctcattttttttcgtatttcctaaaaacaataaatttttcatattttcaaaaaaattcgaCTTTTTcgtattttttgaaaaaactcgtttttttttatgtttttagaaataaaatcaattttttgtatttgttgaaaaaaatcaactttatcattttctttaaaaaactgattttcttgtattttcaatttttatttatttatttgtatttctgaaaaaattggatttttcagAAAATACTTTTTAgtttttaggttttaatttttattttggttatggatGTCCAATACTtgaatttggttaaaaccatatttataaaatatacaaaatatggatttggttAAAAACTATATTAAAATTAACCGATTTTTCATATAATGGAAATTGGGTAGACCTTTACTTGAAATGTAGAGTGGTCCaaagtaggggtgttcaaaaatatggttaattgaaTTGTATACTGGAACTGAACTGAATTGCACCATAAAAAAACTGAACcacttaaatggttaatgaactgaaccatttaatttaaacaattcagatTCAGTTCAAAATTGGTTCAAAACCAGTTTTCttttataaactggtttaattatataaatgaattttttatagaaaaataaaaaatcatattttttccaaaaaattataaaataaaaaaaaattccggaaaaaaaaatctgaaagtaaaaaaatatttttttcttgaaaataaaacaaaatctgaaaattaattattttctaaaaatttcaaaaaaaaactgaTTATATTATATGAACTATGAAggctaaatataatatattttgtacTATACATAATAGTGTCAGTTTTTCCTTTGTCAAATTGCAAATATCTATTTGTAATTTAAGTTTTGTGTCCACTTAAAATAGTTAATTTGTTTGACTGAACATATGACTAAATTAgttcttttattttgattaattaatttcaagaagcttaataatttattaatgatTTCATAATCTCATATAAGTCATCTATAAAATTTGTATTTGCAAGAAAATTTTAGTGTTTCAGAATAAAGGAAAATATTCTATGAGAAAAATTGAAATTCAATGTGTGCATCAACACAATGTGATTAAgcagtttataaaataatatgattttaaataaaatagttgaGATCACATAATGTTTATAAATggtttttctattcttttattttaaattcttaaaAAATAATTGGAAAGAATATGTGTGCAGTTCCTTGGAGATTTCAATTGTTTATGTGTGCATTTGTGGAGATTTCAAATTTGTGGATTTCCAATTTTAAAACACCAACCGAAACAAGcatacataatatatatatatatatatatatatatatatatatatatatataatgtgtgCATTTGAAGATTTAGATTTGAAGAATCCTGGAGGCCGAAAGAATCACACCTTAAAAAGTTAATGGAAATGCACCTGTTATTCCTATTTTATCCTTAATTAACAATATACTATTCCATCTATATTATATTTTGTGAATCTTAAATTAACATTTCTCagtcaaatttttaattttttttttatatttgtaataCTTTATTCATCTTAAAATTTAACTTTTCATATTCCAAGAGTATTTATACAATTATACAAGATGATGTAAAATTATCAAACAAATAAAACTGAAAATTCCCGGGTGTAACCGGTTGCACTATTAAGTCAACTAGTTGCATTCAACCTCCGACTCAGTTTTAACTAAAATATTTCATGTGTAATCAGTTGATATATTATGTCAACCGATTGCAATTTACTACTCTAATTTTTTTGTATGACAATTTAAAACGGTGTAATGGTTATACTATTATGCCAATTGATTACATGCACATGAACTAACTTTTTTCCTTAACACATGCCACCTCTCATCATTATGAAAATTTTAGTTTGTaatctttaattttcttatatagGCCAATCtatttagtatatatatatatatatatatatatatatatatatatatatatatatatatatatatatatatatatatatatatatatatatatatatatatatatatataaaatttcaaaatagattaattttaaaataatttttaatataaaattgtttttgttttttgacaAAGAATATAAAATTGGTTATATAACTATAAATTGGTTTTAAACCGGTTTATATACAAATTGGTTTTAAACTGGTTTAAATATACAAACCGGTTTAAACCAATTCATAATTGAATTAAAACTGTTTTAACAATTAACTGAATTGTTATTAATGTGGTTATtaaaaactgaactgaaccatttaTGTGGTTCGGTTCAGTGCAGTTTatgaaccatgaacacccctagtcCAAAGATAGCTCACGTGGGGATCGCACAATGCTGGGACGCATATTTCTGTTCAAAGAACGTTCTAGTTCAAATCTGGATGAACAATACCTACAGAACTTTACCTAGGTTTTTTCCATTAAGATATTATTTCTCATTCTAATGCCACAAGGAGAAAAACGGAAGGTCGTTTCCATTAAGAAATTATTTCTCATTCTAATGCCACAAGGAGAAAAACGGAAGGTCGTAAGTTATCGTTGATACCCaacaaatatatttttacttTTGAACTGTAGTATGAAATCATTTTCAATATCATGCAAGTAACGACATCATTATAAGTTATAACACtattattcataaaaataatttattttgagaGTAATAATTATTACACTTGGCCACTGCCTAGTATCTGTTTTTAGTGAAACACGCCTGGCTAGGAGCTGATAGAAAGTTACTCCACTAACTGGGATGTATTTATTACCACAACGGATAAATAGACAAGATACGGCATGATGTTGGAAGAAAAAGCTCCCAGGATTCCATCATATACAATACCGCAAACAAATACCAATCGGGTAGTCACTGACTAGATACAGCAAATGAAAGAATCATACTTGTTCGAAGCAATATAACTCCTCACTCTTATTTAACTGATATTTATATCAACTCATCCTCTTCGTCTAGCAATGTGAACGAGAAAGGGAGGAACTTGTAACCATCTCCTTCATAAAACTTGTTTTGGTACTCCACCCAGTGAAGCCTCAATGCGTGCAAGAAGGCACTCAGAGTTTCCATGACAAGTAACACTCCAACGGTTGCGAAAATGAAAACAATGAGACCCACTATCAGGATAAGCCAATTATTGTACCTGAAATATCAGACAGAACAATTACCAATCATTCCCCACATTAATTATCAGGATAAAAGAAAATGCAACAGAAATTTCTAAACATAACATACCCCCATGCCATAAGCAGAACCTTCTCGTAGAACACACTTGATAATTCTGAATGAGCAAGACTGGTACAAAAAGAAAAACATTAGTAAATGTATAGTTGTAGTTTAGCATTGCATAAAACAAATCTATAGGTAAATAGACAAACAAAAATCATGTGAGGTTCCAATCTTGTATCTCTTGTAGGGCTACAGCATTATTAATAGAATAGGATGTGCCATTTATAGACATACCTAAGGGCCCACAGACGAAGGTAAGAAGCTGTATTAGATACTGCTCCAAGTACAAATTCTATAGTGTGTATGAGTTGATGTACAAAAATTTCACTGAACTCGAATTCCGCATGACCGTGGGAATCATGATTTGATTCCACTTGCAAGCTTTCCTCTGTGTTTGAAAGTGGTGCATAGGATTCTTCTTCGTGCCTCTGAATTAAGATAAATATTAGATCCAGAGCAAAATGAAAGTTTCAGGAAAGAACAAATGGAAAACATAATAAAAGCAAGCATACAGCTTCATGTTGTTTCTTCAAAATAAAGGGTTTTGGCAACAGCATCCAGGGCACGGCGACAAAAGCCAGAAGCAGAAGCACGAGCTAGTAGAAACAGAACAGAGCATGTAAGTATTACTCAGAAAAATACTATTAACAAGTTTTTTGGGGGGGATTAGGAGCTACCCAACCTGAAGATTTTTCTGACCCTCGAAGAGTTGGTTCTCGCCCAAATCATCCATTGGACTCAAGAACATGTAGATCATTACATGGTACAAATCAGCTTGAGAACCCGTGCACCACTTCACAATGATAAGGAGGGATAGATAGCCAAATAGACTGTTAAGAAATATCACCTGGGGGATAAATTGGAACCTGAAAGAGTGATACAtcgaaataaaaattatatacatCAATTTAAAATACGTAAGCAAGTTCATAGAAATAGAACGACTCAGTGATGATTGCAGATGAGAACACCTGCAAAATTGCTTGGGAAAAATTTCAAAACCATTTCTAATGATAAATGTTACCATTCAAATACATATTAACTTACCATACATTTACATGGTTCTTAAAGAACCTGGCATTGGCATAGCTCATTAAAATTCCAAGGTTCATTTGAGCAACCCCAAGAAGAATTGACATTTTCATTTTCAAAGAGTTCAGGAATGGTAATTCACTACGTGTACCATGCCATACAGGATCCACTCCAAAAGGGTAAGTGCGACGCGCTTTTATCAGCCCTATTGTGGTAGAATCCCTGCATCAAAAAGTATGTAAATAAAAGAACAGTGACTAAATCTCTAATAGAATAAAGGATAGTACTATTGATTTATAAATTAAGGGATTTGATTCACCTGCAAGAAAGGTCACGGCACACATATGCAGAGGGGCCAAAGAGTTCAAATGGAACAGAAAAGAACTCGTTATAGATCAGGCCAGTGTAGATCGAGAAGAGTGACATCATGAAAATAACATAGCGACCTCCAAAAGTCATATCTGTGATGTCATCAAGCTTCTGCATTCATCCAAAGACTCAACGTTAGAAGACTGTTACACATACATTCACGAGACATATTTATGCAAGGGGAGCAAAAGTAATACACATCACCCAGCAAAGATTGTTGGCGAATTATAAATTGTAATATATCAATCTGAAAACTTCTCACAGTTGATCAAAATTTTAAGTTTGCTGGAAAAATAGCAAAAATGAAATTATAGTCAAGCCATAGTTGTATTAG from Vicia villosa cultivar HV-30 ecotype Madison, WI unplaced genomic scaffold, Vvil1.0 ctg.000628F_1_1_3, whole genome shotgun sequence encodes the following:
- the LOC131629995 gene encoding probable cysteine protease RD19B, giving the protein MDHRTFILLFVLFLFSVTAFSSEIPTDGEDPIIRQVVDDGGVPLGAEDHFNLFKHRFGKVYSSQDEHDYRFNIFKTNMHRAKRHQIMDPSAVHGVTQFSDLTPLEFRKSVTGLRGLSLPADANQAPILPTDNLPTDFDWREKGAVTPVKNQGSCGSCWSFSTTGALEGAHYLATGELVSLSEQQLVDCDHECDPEEAGSCDSGCNGGLMNSAFEYILKSGGVMREKDYPYSGTDKGVCKFDKKKIAASVANFSVVSLNEDQIAANLVKNGPLAVAINAVYMQTYVGGVSCPYVCSKKLDHGVLLVGYGSGAYAPIRMKEKPYWIIKNSWGESWGENGYYKICQGRNICGVDSMVSTVAAVHTTTQ